In Synechococcus sp. Nb3U1, one DNA window encodes the following:
- a CDS encoding YegS/Rv2252/BmrU family lipid kinase — protein MKPELLLWAAETQQTALVDWLQQQRGILARFRLVAAGSLAIQLSQHHQLTTKPVASCAEWRSHLFEERIQAVIALWDPEVDPVGLAELVQDCAQANLPLALNVATARALMLSLAGQRLGYLIFNPIAGQGDETQQLALIRQRLGVGMRLHVLLTQPDRDAKSLAEEALAAQPDLIIASGGDGTVSAVAGVLFGSGIPLGVIPRGTANAFAAALGIPSELEKACDLILAGSTRVVDAARCDGQPMILLAGIGFEADTVERASRELKTRLGPLAYLVAGLQQLGDQQPFQVTMQVDGSEPEHVQATALTIANAAPATSVLAQGRGRVNPGDGRLDVTLVRSQDNPDSNGLSQALARRVQPLGDMVHLLGASLAKQVPQMEGILTLKASRIQVETTPPQKVVIDGEVVGTTPVQIEVIPGGLTVIAPPVQRPNSAEKIALFWVKRISPSLTMLTATVGLGGILGSALALWGLGKALEELKSPSQALEEWILQGLHRASPWLDPLAWVGWGLGHPIGLVALLLVGTGWLWQQRHMRQAGGLILAGLGAGILAGVLKPTFSRERPNLWDPILPEMGYSFPSGQVIGATVIYGLLGYLLARHFPEQRRRIRWGVLGILLLISLSRAYLGLNWPSDLLAGYSLGALWLITCITMWRIQDLRQSEKVGEERPN, from the coding sequence ATGAAACCTGAACTTTTGCTGTGGGCAGCAGAAACCCAACAGACGGCCTTGGTGGATTGGCTACAGCAGCAGCGGGGGATTTTGGCTCGCTTTCGGTTGGTGGCAGCAGGATCCCTAGCCATCCAATTAAGTCAGCATCACCAGCTAACGACAAAACCAGTTGCATCTTGTGCGGAATGGCGTTCTCACCTGTTCGAGGAAAGGATCCAGGCGGTCATCGCCCTTTGGGATCCCGAGGTGGATCCCGTGGGGTTGGCAGAGCTAGTCCAAGATTGCGCACAGGCGAATCTTCCTTTGGCACTGAATGTGGCCACGGCCCGGGCACTGATGCTTTCTTTGGCAGGGCAGCGCCTGGGGTACTTGATCTTCAACCCCATTGCTGGGCAGGGGGATGAAACCCAACAGTTGGCCTTGATCCGGCAGCGGTTAGGGGTAGGGATGCGCCTGCATGTGCTGCTCACCCAGCCGGATCGTGATGCAAAAAGCTTGGCAGAAGAAGCCCTAGCAGCCCAACCGGATCTGATCATCGCCTCTGGAGGGGATGGCACTGTTTCGGCTGTTGCGGGCGTGTTGTTTGGTTCCGGCATTCCGTTGGGGGTGATCCCACGGGGAACAGCCAATGCCTTTGCCGCAGCACTAGGGATCCCGAGTGAGTTGGAAAAGGCGTGCGATCTGATCTTGGCAGGTTCTACCCGGGTGGTAGATGCCGCTCGCTGCGATGGGCAGCCGATGATCCTCCTGGCCGGGATCGGGTTTGAGGCAGACACTGTCGAACGGGCTAGCCGCGAGCTGAAAACACGCTTGGGGCCCCTAGCCTATCTGGTAGCGGGATTACAACAACTGGGGGATCAACAGCCCTTTCAGGTGACGATGCAGGTGGATGGTTCTGAGCCGGAACATGTGCAGGCAACCGCCCTCACTATTGCCAACGCTGCCCCGGCCACTTCCGTTTTGGCGCAAGGACGTGGGCGCGTTAATCCGGGGGATGGGCGACTGGATGTGACGTTGGTGCGTAGTCAAGATAACCCCGATTCAAATGGGCTTTCCCAGGCTTTGGCACGACGGGTGCAACCTCTTGGAGATATGGTGCATCTGTTGGGGGCTTCTTTGGCTAAGCAGGTGCCGCAGATGGAAGGGATCCTCACCCTCAAAGCTTCCCGCATCCAGGTGGAGACGACCCCACCCCAAAAAGTAGTCATCGATGGAGAGGTAGTGGGCACAACCCCTGTGCAGATCGAGGTCATTCCAGGCGGCCTGACGGTGATCGCACCACCTGTACAGCGGCCCAACTCCGCCGAAAAAATTGCTCTCTTCTGGGTCAAGCGCATCTCCCCTAGCTTAACGATGTTGACTGCAACCGTTGGCCTAGGCGGGATCCTCGGATCTGCCTTGGCCCTATGGGGATTGGGTAAAGCCCTAGAAGAATTGAAGTCCCCCAGCCAAGCCTTGGAAGAATGGATTTTGCAAGGGTTGCATCGGGCTAGCCCCTGGCTGGATCCTCTGGCTTGGGTGGGGTGGGGATTGGGCCATCCGATTGGCTTAGTTGCTCTGTTGCTTGTAGGAACAGGTTGGCTTTGGCAGCAGCGACATATGCGTCAGGCCGGGGGACTGATTCTGGCTGGGTTAGGGGCCGGGATCCTGGCTGGGGTTCTTAAGCCCACTTTTTCGCGGGAGCGCCCCAATTTGTGGGATCCCATCCTACCGGAGATGGGCTACAGCTTTCCCAGTGGGCAGGTGATCGGGGCGACGGTGATCTACGGTCTGCTGGGCTACTTGCTGGCAAGACATTTCCCTGAGCAACGGCGGCGGATCCGCTGGGGCGTGCTGGGGATCCTGCTTCTGATCAGCTTGAGCCGGGCTTACCTGGGCTTGAACTGGCCCAGCGATCTGTTGGCAGGGTATAGCCTGGGAGCCTTGTGGTTGATTACCTGCATCACCATGTGGCGAATCCAGGACTTAAGACAGTCTGAGAAGGTGGGTGAAGAGCGCCCAAATTAA
- a CDS encoding prolyl oligopeptidase family serine peptidase: protein MLSYPPSRPDPQVVDDYHGQRVADPYRWLEDLDSDETRAWVEAQNQVTFDYLKGIPARQRLQERLTQLWDYEKYSQPFKEGQRYFYFKNDGLQNQSVLYTQKSLEGEARVLLDPNTLSEDGTVALSGIAISEDARYLAYGLSRSGSDWQEWKVRDIETGQDLADHIRWVKFSGASWTKDGQGFYYSRYDEPAEGTEYEGTNYFQKLYYHRLGTPQTEDILVYHRPDQKEWGFGAGVTEDGTYLIISVWRGTDPKNLIFYKDLRNPQSPVVELIRDFEAEYNFIGNEGSLFWLSTDLNAPRSRLVAIDVTQPQQMQEIIPQAEETLQGISLINNQFVAFYLKDAHTQIKSFALDGSFLGEIPLPGLGSAGGFGGKRYDIETFYTFTSFTTPPTIYRYDFATGTSTLFRQPQVNFDPDAYEVKQVFYTSPDGTQVPMFITHKKGLKLTGDHPTLLYGYGGFGVSLTPNFSISLVVWLEMGGVYAQPNLRGGGEYGEDWHQAGTKLNKQKVFDDFIAAAEWLIANGYTNSSKLAISGGSNGGLLVGACMTQRPDLFAAALPAVGVMDMLRFHKFTIGWAWISEYGSPENPEEFQMLYAYSPLHNLKPGTAYPATMITTGDHDDRVVPAHSFKFAAALQAAHQGSQPVLIRIETKAGHGAGKPTAKIIEEAADRWAFLVQVLGIPAEHWGE from the coding sequence ATGCTCAGCTACCCTCCCAGCCGCCCAGATCCGCAAGTTGTCGATGATTACCATGGCCAGAGGGTGGCGGATCCCTACCGTTGGTTGGAGGATCTTGACTCCGATGAAACGCGGGCTTGGGTAGAGGCCCAGAACCAGGTCACCTTTGACTACCTAAAAGGAATCCCAGCCCGGCAACGGCTGCAAGAGCGCTTGACCCAGTTGTGGGATTACGAAAAATACAGCCAACCTTTCAAAGAAGGCCAGCGCTACTTTTATTTCAAAAATGACGGCCTGCAAAATCAGAGCGTTTTGTATACCCAAAAGAGCCTCGAAGGCGAGGCGCGGGTGCTGTTGGATCCCAACACCCTTTCGGAAGATGGCACAGTGGCCCTTTCGGGAATTGCCATTAGCGAAGATGCAAGGTACTTGGCCTATGGTCTCTCCAGATCTGGCTCCGATTGGCAGGAATGGAAGGTACGTGATATTGAAACCGGCCAAGATTTAGCTGACCACATCCGTTGGGTAAAATTCTCAGGGGCAAGCTGGACAAAGGATGGCCAAGGCTTTTACTACAGCCGCTACGATGAGCCCGCGGAAGGCACCGAATACGAAGGAACCAACTATTTCCAAAAGCTCTACTACCATCGTCTTGGTACACCCCAAACCGAAGATATTTTGGTGTATCACCGGCCCGATCAGAAAGAGTGGGGATTTGGTGCAGGGGTCACCGAAGATGGAACCTATTTGATCATCTCCGTGTGGCGGGGCACCGATCCCAAAAATCTGATCTTTTACAAAGATCTCAGGAATCCGCAATCGCCGGTGGTGGAATTGATCCGGGATTTCGAGGCAGAATACAATTTTATCGGCAACGAGGGATCCCTCTTTTGGCTCAGCACCGATCTCAACGCACCCCGCAGCCGTTTGGTGGCCATTGATGTCACGCAGCCGCAGCAGATGCAGGAGATCATCCCCCAAGCAGAGGAAACCCTACAGGGAATCAGCCTAATCAACAATCAATTTGTTGCTTTTTACCTCAAAGATGCCCATACCCAGATCAAAAGCTTTGCTTTGGATGGCAGCTTTTTGGGGGAAATCCCCTTACCTGGATTGGGATCTGCCGGTGGATTTGGCGGCAAGCGCTACGATATCGAAACTTTCTATACTTTCACCAGCTTTACCACTCCCCCCACCATCTATCGGTATGATTTTGCCACCGGTACAAGCACCCTATTCCGTCAGCCCCAGGTGAACTTCGACCCGGATGCCTATGAAGTGAAGCAAGTGTTTTACACCAGCCCAGATGGCACACAAGTGCCTATGTTCATTACCCACAAAAAGGGCCTGAAACTGACTGGAGATCATCCCACGCTGCTATACGGCTATGGCGGATTTGGGGTATCGTTAACCCCCAATTTTTCTATTAGCCTGGTGGTTTGGCTGGAGATGGGCGGTGTCTATGCCCAACCCAACCTGCGCGGGGGTGGCGAATATGGGGAAGATTGGCACCAAGCGGGCACCAAGCTGAATAAGCAAAAGGTATTCGACGATTTTATTGCTGCTGCTGAGTGGTTGATTGCCAATGGCTATACCAACTCCTCTAAGCTGGCCATTTCCGGGGGCAGCAATGGGGGCCTGTTGGTGGGAGCCTGCATGACCCAACGACCGGATCTGTTCGCAGCGGCACTGCCGGCGGTGGGGGTAATGGATATGCTGCGGTTCCACAAATTCACCATCGGCTGGGCCTGGATTTCCGAATATGGATCCCCGGAAAACCCGGAGGAATTTCAGATGCTTTATGCCTATTCGCCGTTGCATAACCTCAAACCAGGCACTGCTTACCCCGCTACGATGATCACCACGGGTGACCACGACGACCGTGTTGTGCCCGCCCACAGTTTTAAGTTCGCAGCAGCCCTACAGGCGGCCCACCAGGGATCCCAGCCGGTGTTGATTCGCATCGAGACCAAAGCGGGGCATGGGGCCGGTAAACCCACCGCCAAGATCATCGAAGAAGCCGCCGATCGTTGGGCCTTTTTGGTACAGGTGCTGGGGATCCCGGCAGAACATTGGGGTGAATGA
- the treZ gene encoding malto-oligosyltrehalose trehalohydrolase has product MPRSVLNTSSSSALDPTRRMGAYPLDSGCYRFSVWGPLLQQIELKMLCPIERKIPLQQDEEGYWQVELEGIPAGPVEYLFVLHHEQGQVERPDPASRWQPHGVHGPSRILDPSFDWQDGAWQGIPLPQWILYELHVGTFTPEGTFAAIIPRLPELLDLGVNVLELMPVAQCPGGRNWGYDGVYPYAVQTAYGGAQGLKQLVDACHQAGMAVILDVVYNHMGPEGNYLREFGPYFTDKYHTPWGAALNFDDRYCDGVREFFLQNAEFWLEEFHLDGLRLDAIHAIYDFSARPFLRELSERVEALGQRTGWKRQLIAETDLNDVKIISPREQGGYGIDAQWCDDFHHCVHTLLTGEKEGYYEDFGQLEQLAKSYRESYVFSGQYSPHRARRYGNSAAQHPGSQFVICIQNHDQIGNRMLGERLSQLTSFEGLKLAAATLLLAPMLPMLYMGEEYGETAPFQYFVSHGDPDLVEAVRQGRRKEFSAFTWKGEVPDPQSEETFYRSKLNWDLKSAGQHQALWRWYQTLIRLRKTLPALQTFQRESVQAHLFADCGLALQRCQGSHALLALFNFSPDHSATYSGWSAGTWQKVLDSNDPDWLGAGSQLPYQSQGDPVEVPAYGVVVYGLSGLSV; this is encoded by the coding sequence TTGCCTAGATCTGTGTTGAATACTTCTTCTTCCTCCGCCTTGGATCCCACACGCCGCATGGGGGCCTATCCTCTGGATTCTGGCTGTTATCGCTTCTCGGTGTGGGGGCCTTTACTGCAGCAGATAGAGCTGAAAATGCTCTGCCCCATTGAACGAAAAATACCCCTACAGCAAGATGAGGAGGGCTACTGGCAGGTTGAGCTAGAAGGGATCCCGGCGGGGCCGGTGGAGTATCTGTTTGTGCTCCATCATGAGCAAGGCCAAGTAGAACGACCGGATCCGGCTTCCCGCTGGCAACCCCACGGCGTTCATGGCCCCTCCCGCATTCTGGATCCCAGCTTTGACTGGCAGGATGGGGCTTGGCAAGGGATCCCGTTGCCGCAGTGGATCCTCTACGAGCTGCATGTGGGCACCTTTACTCCAGAAGGCACCTTTGCCGCGATCATCCCCCGCCTGCCGGAGCTGCTGGATTTGGGGGTAAATGTGCTGGAGCTGATGCCAGTGGCCCAATGTCCGGGAGGACGCAACTGGGGCTATGACGGCGTGTATCCCTACGCTGTGCAGACGGCCTATGGGGGGGCGCAGGGCCTGAAACAGTTGGTGGATGCCTGCCATCAGGCGGGAATGGCGGTGATCCTGGATGTTGTTTACAACCACATGGGGCCCGAAGGCAATTACCTGCGCGAGTTTGGCCCCTACTTCACCGACAAATACCATACTCCCTGGGGCGCCGCCCTCAATTTCGACGATCGCTATTGTGATGGGGTACGGGAGTTTTTTCTGCAGAATGCTGAGTTTTGGCTGGAGGAATTCCACCTAGACGGGCTGCGGTTGGACGCCATTCACGCCATTTATGACTTTAGCGCCCGCCCTTTTTTGCGGGAACTGTCGGAACGGGTGGAGGCGCTAGGTCAACGCACCGGCTGGAAACGACAGTTGATTGCCGAAACCGACCTAAACGATGTCAAGATCATCTCTCCGCGGGAGCAGGGGGGGTACGGCATCGACGCCCAGTGGTGCGATGACTTTCATCACTGTGTTCACACCCTGCTCACCGGCGAGAAAGAGGGCTACTACGAAGACTTCGGCCAGTTGGAGCAATTGGCAAAATCCTACCGAGAAAGCTACGTTTTTTCCGGCCAATACTCGCCTCATCGGGCCAGACGCTATGGCAACTCCGCCGCCCAGCACCCGGGATCCCAATTTGTGATCTGCATCCAAAATCATGACCAGATCGGCAATCGTATGTTGGGGGAGCGCCTCAGCCAGCTCACCTCTTTTGAGGGGTTAAAATTGGCAGCTGCCACCCTGCTCTTGGCCCCGATGCTGCCGATGCTCTATATGGGTGAAGAGTATGGCGAAACCGCACCCTTTCAGTATTTTGTCAGCCACGGGGATCCCGACTTGGTAGAAGCCGTGCGACAGGGGCGGAGAAAGGAGTTTAGCGCCTTTACCTGGAAGGGAGAGGTGCCGGATCCGCAGTCGGAAGAGACCTTTTACCGCTCTAAGCTGAATTGGGATCTCAAATCAGCAGGTCAACACCAGGCCCTTTGGCGGTGGTATCAAACCCTGATTCGGCTGCGCAAAACTTTACCCGCCCTACAGACCTTTCAGCGAGAGTCGGTACAGGCCCACCTGTTTGCAGACTGCGGCCTCGCCCTGCAACGGTGCCAGGGATCCCATGCCCTCCTTGCCCTTTTCAACTTCAGCCCAGACCACTCGGCAACCTACTCTGGGTGGTCGGCTGGCACCTGGCAAAAAGTCCTGGACAGCAACGATCCGGATTGGCTGGGGGCTGGTTCTCAGCTCCCCTACCAAAGTCAAGGGGATCCCGTCGAGGTGCCGGCCTACGGGGTGGTGGTCTATGGTCTGAGCGGTCTGAGCGTTTAA
- a CDS encoding TM2 domain-containing protein produces MGSPPAEDSRSYPFNFTISGSRQTVLRGLWAWAELGLLTPEQVRSIAEAYQLDQPGELAAGEQSSTPAALSTRGIPSGALVLAGIGPAYVLWGLALFGICGIHRFYLGRWRTGLLWLCTFGLLGIGQVIDLVLIPRMVQKKNAARQGTHSTPPSKDYVLLSRTAAQPSQEEATPQAGGEPETRTSGASPPVPVASLPPSWAGRMLQNLLAELSVRWLLVLGLFLVVVSSGVLAGSQWEQFSPTGQYAVLLAYTAAFGAGAWWAHQQEGLRLTGQTLEAIALLLLPVNVWALDGLNIAWGIRGVALGLLVGIPLAAWGRVRASGSGAGYAFYSTLMNFLALSGLHVLWGLGPLGITYLGIVSTVVYTWSRRSLALRGSKLWLLGAAGSLLVLRGLLSGQMQVSQLGLAVALLGWLMGEWQEPGSLPAEEVESIESSVPVSGPEALSRIPSSASVETGTPWASTGPALPSWVSQDWGRAGLVLLVLGGLLAWSGLSDPGAIPAAESPSIRSAVANDWQLLGISLLGIHFLVRRLSHRKQVVDLALLFLLGLETIWVFWQVLPGSWQLGVLDRLAGWFGPIFFPWGVLGLALLPYEGLWLGLAARWQQRTQDGEPGFSVLVRPTEGLVLGLGGSLLLLSLPNLAIRFWHLLLGTGILAGWLWYQSKFRTAAEEEGVEDSEPSLAQRPFWVFLTHAYGVAALLAGIHWLLPELEGSSWGVILLVLALLEWAGGVALYRWPVGQGSSRTRAGGPWLQVWQQSAGWLGLVLALASYGNFFIQRFHFLGSFLGYWLPDRVSGTESIELDFHGWLWLGVPLTLTVAQVLAWPSLEFMPLWLQSRQRAGGLSWRQGIPARESFGSLTLASILMSQLLTLGVPGSSLWGLGLGAFLIATQVWLFARLPIALLTVTFGLGFGIEAINQAFPALTEQEWLAALSALLLLLSGCRYGVKHLSTRTPSRCCERLQESYRSALDGLGTLLGLVLLLAITTTLFTPPYQTVTGALPLATGGILLAIGLRLWVEVTPALGIPRTESLPTSQDRDTEEGERGDAIPPREVLDVEPISLDGLLYGLGWALELLVISAVLWRWPGSPPIVPEILSLVATINLGLGILFWIGPERTVFLKAWGQPWRRLTSFWAGPLIYGFLGWLGSHLEWDELTGLGSLGFSIILLGLGRRQQWPQRRFHLGVLGALGVSLAAYESWIYFLSQQSGGSLGDGLVLISLLGLVLALAYRLCPRWIADYLYLPTSAAPWRSWLGRIGYLNWGLASLGLLPALLDLSALGEILWLLTGSGLAAYAAWQGRKLGALLVFNSDTLGLRPADATPEPSSHPATPENEVNSPKTLSEAAWVQCFWSYLSALQWAGILAVAVYLWLPVDLGIWGGSLACGLGLVYYFLPWQRWGWWPDPWQNTALVLPITVMLLTASETNSSNLLLGAVYYAFLSIAPRGHWREQRSQVRLGYVSLFLSNWILLDYGWQQEWSSLTLYALPLVGSLLYVAQVDPGLQQASARQSRHGLRSFSSGLLVLVTLIETHGQLWAGFWPVGLGLALGLLGLALRVRAYLFMGTLSFGLGVLRQGWLLVTAYSLLLWGIGILLGLLLIWVAANFEQRREQLRAWLDSWLGQLQSWE; encoded by the coding sequence ATGGGATCCCCACCTGCAGAGGACTCACGGTCTTATCCATTTAACTTCACCATTTCTGGATCCCGACAAACGGTGTTGCGGGGGTTGTGGGCTTGGGCGGAGCTGGGCTTACTAACACCAGAACAGGTGCGTTCTATCGCGGAAGCCTATCAACTGGATCAGCCGGGGGAACTGGCGGCAGGGGAGCAGTCTTCTACGCCAGCCGCCCTTTCAACTCGTGGGATCCCTTCTGGGGCATTGGTACTCGCGGGAATCGGCCCTGCCTATGTGCTGTGGGGTCTAGCTTTGTTTGGCATTTGTGGCATACACCGTTTTTACCTGGGGCGCTGGCGAACGGGGCTACTTTGGCTGTGTACCTTTGGGCTGCTGGGCATTGGCCAGGTGATCGACTTGGTGTTGATCCCGCGCATGGTGCAGAAAAAAAATGCGGCCCGGCAGGGCACTCACTCCACTCCGCCCTCTAAGGACTATGTCCTGCTGTCGCGAACAGCCGCACAACCCTCCCAGGAAGAAGCTACCCCGCAAGCAGGGGGTGAACCCGAAACCCGGACTTCCGGGGCCAGTCCACCTGTTCCCGTAGCATCCTTACCACCTTCTTGGGCAGGTCGGATGCTGCAAAACCTGCTGGCAGAGCTGAGCGTGCGCTGGCTATTGGTCTTGGGGCTGTTTTTGGTGGTGGTGTCGTCGGGGGTATTGGCGGGTAGCCAGTGGGAGCAATTTTCCCCAACCGGACAATATGCGGTGCTTTTAGCCTATACCGCTGCTTTTGGGGCCGGGGCTTGGTGGGCACATCAGCAAGAAGGATTGCGCCTAACCGGCCAAACCCTGGAAGCGATCGCTCTGCTGTTGTTACCGGTGAACGTGTGGGCGTTGGATGGCCTCAACATCGCCTGGGGGATCCGCGGGGTTGCGCTGGGGCTGCTGGTGGGGATCCCATTGGCGGCTTGGGGGCGGGTGCGGGCTTCTGGATCAGGGGCGGGCTATGCCTTTTACAGCACTTTGATGAATTTCTTGGCGCTCTCTGGTTTGCACGTGCTGTGGGGGTTGGGGCCACTGGGGATCACCTACCTGGGCATTGTCAGCACGGTGGTCTACACCTGGAGTCGCCGGTCTCTGGCCCTACGGGGATCCAAGCTGTGGCTGTTGGGGGCTGCCGGATCCCTGTTGGTTCTGCGGGGGCTGCTCTCAGGGCAGATGCAGGTATCGCAGTTGGGGTTGGCGGTGGCTCTATTGGGTTGGTTGATGGGCGAGTGGCAAGAGCCGGGATCCCTACCCGCAGAGGAGGTTGAATCTATCGAGTCTTCTGTTCCCGTTAGCGGGCCGGAGGCCTTATCCAGAATACCTTCCTCAGCATCGGTAGAAACGGGAACTCCATGGGCCAGTACCGGGCCCGCCCTACCAAGCTGGGTCTCTCAAGATTGGGGCCGGGCTGGATTGGTGCTGCTGGTGCTGGGCGGGCTGTTGGCCTGGAGTGGCTTGTCGGATCCGGGGGCTATACCCGCGGCAGAGAGTCCTTCCATACGTTCTGCTGTCGCCAACGACTGGCAGTTGTTGGGCATCAGCCTGTTGGGAATCCATTTCTTGGTTAGGCGTTTGAGCCATCGCAAGCAGGTTGTGGATTTGGCACTGCTGTTTTTGCTGGGTTTGGAGACCATCTGGGTATTTTGGCAGGTGTTGCCGGGGAGCTGGCAGTTGGGGGTCTTGGATCGGCTGGCAGGCTGGTTTGGCCCCATCTTTTTCCCTTGGGGAGTGCTGGGCTTGGCCCTGTTGCCCTACGAGGGGCTGTGGTTGGGTTTGGCGGCTCGCTGGCAGCAAAGGACGCAGGATGGTGAACCGGGCTTTTCTGTTTTGGTGAGGCCGACGGAAGGGTTGGTGCTGGGGTTAGGGGGATCCCTGTTGTTGCTGAGCTTGCCCAATCTGGCGATTCGTTTTTGGCATCTCCTTTTGGGTACTGGGATCCTGGCCGGGTGGCTGTGGTATCAGTCCAAGTTTAGGACGGCTGCCGAAGAGGAAGGAGTCGAAGATTCAGAGCCCTCGCTTGCCCAACGCCCTTTTTGGGTATTCCTGACCCATGCCTATGGGGTGGCAGCCCTTCTGGCCGGGATCCACTGGCTGCTGCCGGAGTTGGAGGGGTCAAGTTGGGGGGTGATTTTGCTGGTGCTGGCTCTGCTGGAATGGGCAGGGGGAGTGGCTCTTTACCGGTGGCCAGTGGGACAGGGTTCGTCGCGCACGCGGGCGGGAGGCCCATGGTTGCAGGTGTGGCAGCAGAGTGCTGGTTGGCTGGGCCTAGTGTTGGCTCTGGCCAGCTACGGAAACTTTTTCATCCAACGCTTTCACTTTTTGGGCAGTTTCCTGGGGTATTGGCTCCCTGATCGCGTTAGCGGGACGGAGTCCATTGAATTGGATTTTCACGGTTGGCTGTGGTTGGGGGTGCCTCTCACTTTGACGGTGGCTCAGGTGCTGGCTTGGCCGTCGCTGGAGTTTATGCCACTGTGGCTGCAATCGCGTCAGCGGGCCGGAGGTCTTTCTTGGCGACAGGGGATCCCCGCTCGAGAATCCTTTGGCTCTCTGACTCTTGCCTCCATCCTGATGTCGCAGCTTCTCACCCTCGGCGTACCGGGGAGCAGTCTGTGGGGGCTGGGGCTAGGGGCCTTTTTGATAGCAACTCAGGTGTGGCTATTTGCTCGCCTGCCCATTGCGCTGCTGACGGTGACTTTTGGGCTAGGGTTTGGCATTGAGGCCATTAACCAGGCTTTTCCGGCGCTGACGGAGCAGGAGTGGCTGGCTGCTTTGTCGGCACTGCTGTTGCTTTTGAGTGGCTGTCGCTATGGCGTTAAGCACCTCTCCACAAGGACTCCTTCCCGCTGTTGCGAACGGCTACAAGAATCTTATCGGTCGGCCCTCGATGGGTTGGGTACTCTGCTGGGGTTGGTGCTTCTGCTGGCGATAACAACAACCCTCTTCACCCCCCCATATCAGACCGTCACAGGGGCCCTCCCTTTAGCAACTGGAGGGATCCTCTTGGCGATTGGGCTCCGACTTTGGGTGGAGGTTACTCCAGCGCTAGGGATCCCCAGGACGGAGTCCTTGCCCACTTCTCAGGACAGGGACACAGAAGAAGGTGAAAGAGGGGATGCGATCCCACCCAGAGAAGTTCTAGATGTAGAACCTATAAGCCTAGATGGGCTGCTTTACGGGCTGGGTTGGGCTTTGGAACTGCTGGTAATCAGCGCTGTGCTGTGGCGGTGGCCGGGATCCCCACCGATTGTGCCGGAGATTCTCTCCCTAGTGGCGACGATTAACCTGGGTTTAGGGATCCTGTTTTGGATTGGGCCGGAAAGGACGGTATTCCTCAAGGCATGGGGACAACCTTGGCGGCGACTGACTAGTTTCTGGGCGGGGCCACTGATTTATGGCTTTTTGGGCTGGCTGGGATCCCATCTGGAGTGGGATGAGCTGACGGGGCTGGGCAGCTTAGGCTTTTCCATCATCCTGTTGGGGTTGGGCCGCCGACAACAGTGGCCCCAGAGACGGTTTCACCTCGGGGTTCTGGGGGCGCTAGGGGTATCGCTGGCCGCCTACGAAAGCTGGATATACTTCCTCAGCCAGCAATCCGGCGGCTCCTTGGGGGATGGGTTGGTGCTCATCAGCTTGCTGGGGTTGGTGCTGGCGCTGGCTTACCGACTTTGCCCCCGTTGGATCGCCGACTACTTATACTTACCCACCTCTGCAGCACCCTGGCGGAGTTGGCTAGGCAGGATTGGTTACCTCAATTGGGGTTTGGCCAGCCTTGGTCTGTTGCCCGCCCTTTTGGATCTCAGCGCGTTGGGAGAGATCCTCTGGCTGCTGACGGGATCCGGATTGGCGGCTTATGCCGCGTGGCAAGGGAGAAAATTGGGTGCGCTACTCGTATTCAATTCCGACACGCTAGGACTCCGTCCCGCTGACGCAACCCCAGAACCCTCCTCACACCCCGCGACCCCAGAAAACGAGGTCAATTCTCCAAAGACGCTTTCAGAAGCTGCTTGGGTACAATGCTTCTGGAGTTACCTGAGTGCTCTTCAATGGGCAGGGATCCTGGCTGTGGCCGTGTACCTATGGCTACCGGTGGATCTGGGGATTTGGGGGGGATCCCTAGCCTGTGGGTTGGGGCTGGTGTACTATTTTCTTCCCTGGCAACGGTGGGGCTGGTGGCCGGATCCCTGGCAAAATACGGCCCTGGTCTTACCGATTACGGTCATGCTCCTAACGGCCAGCGAAACCAACAGCAGCAACCTTCTACTTGGGGCGGTGTACTACGCCTTCCTATCCATTGCGCCAAGGGGGCACTGGCGCGAGCAGCGCTCCCAGGTGCGTCTGGGCTATGTCAGCTTGTTTTTGAGCAACTGGATCCTCCTGGATTACGGCTGGCAGCAGGAGTGGTCTTCGCTCACCCTCTATGCCCTACCGCTGGTGGGATCCCTGCTCTACGTGGCCCAGGTGGATCCCGGACTGCAACAGGCTAGCGCTCGTCAGAGTCGGCATGGGCTACGCTCTTTTTCCTCGGGCCTTTTGGTTCTGGTGACGTTGATCGAAACCCACGGGCAACTTTGGGCGGGGTTCTGGCCAGTGGGATTGGGATTGGCCCTGGGGCTACTGGGGTTGGCTCTGCGGGTGCGGGCCTATCTGTTTATGGGCACCCTCAGCTTTGGGTTGGGAGTCCTGCGGCAGGGGTGGTTGCTGGTGACGGCCTACTCACTGTTGTTGTGGGGAATCGGCATTCTCTTGGGGCTGCTCTTGATTTGGGTAGCAGCCAACTTTGAACAGCGACGGGAACAACTCAGAGCCTGGCTAGACTCCTGGTTAGGGCAGTTGCAGAGCTGGGAATAA